AACGCGTTGCGGCCAGGCATCACCCGCTACAGCGCATCGGTCGGCCAGTACCGCAACACCAGTATCCGCAGCACGCCGTTCGTGTTTGAAACCAACGCCCAGCACGGCTTCAGCAACCTGTTTACCGGCTACGGCGGCACCATCGTGGCGGAAGATTATGTTTCTGCAGCACTCGGTGTGGCGCTCAATACCGAATATGGCGCATTCGGTCTGGATATCACCCAGGCCTCGGCCAGCTTCAGAAACCAGCCGGACCACAATGGCCAGAGCGTACGCCTGGCTTATTCCAGGCTGTTCTCGCCCACCAACACCAACCTGACGCTGGCGGCCTACCGTTACTCTACCAGTGGCTTCCTGAGCTACACCGACGCCATGACCCTGCGCGATCTGGATGACCGCAATCTCGGGAACTTCATGGCCGGCATCCAGAAAGGCCGACTACAGCTGACGCTGAACCAGAGTCTGGAGAAATGGGGTTCGGTGTACCTGTCCGGTTACACCCAGGACTACTGGAACAAATCCAATCGCGATACCCAGTTCCAGGCCGGTTACAACGTGAGTGTGGGACGGGTGGGTGTGGGGGTGTCCGCTGCGCGCGAGTTCGACGTGAGTACTGCCCGCTGGAACAACCGCTACATGCTCAACTTGAGCCTGCCGCTGGGTAACGGCGCTTACGCCCCGAGCTCCAACACCACTTATACGCATGACACGCGGGACGGCAGCAACCAGTTGCAAGAAAACATTTCCGGTGCGCTGGGCACAGACCGCGAGTTCAACTACGGCATCAACGCCAGCCGCACCAGTGGCGGCATGGCGGACAGCAGCAACACCTTTGGCGGCAATGTCGGCTATCTCAGCCCGGTCGCCCAGTTGCGCGCTAGCGCCAGCCGCAGCAACGGCTATACGCAGACCAGCGCAGGGATGTCGGGTGGCATCGTGGCGTGGCAGGGTGGGGTGGCGGTCACGCCAAACACCGGCGACACCATGGCCATCATCGATGCCAAAGATGCAGCGGGCGCCCGCGTCGCCACCGCGCCGGGCGTGCGGGTCGACCCGTGGGGCCATGCGCTGGTCAGCAATCTGACGCCGTTCTCAATGAACAACGTCGAGCTGGACCCCAAAGGCCTGCCGATGGGTGTGCAACTGAAGACCACGGAAATGCATGTCGCGCCGACTGCCGGTGCCGTCGTCAAACTGAAGTTCGACACCGTCAACGCCGGCAAGGCCCTCATTATCCGGACCAAACGTGCCAATGGCGAAGCGCTGCCGTTTGGAGCCGAGGTGCTGGACAGCGCGGGCAACAACGTCGGGTCTGTTGCACAAGGCGGCCGCATCATGACTTACGGCCTGAAGCAGGATCAGGGTGAGCTGACGGTCAAGTGGGGCGAGGGTAAAGGCAATTCTTGTTCGCTGGGTTACAGCATTCCCAAGGACGGAGAAGGCAAGCAGGCGCCTTATTACTTTACTGATGGCGAGTGCCGGTAATGCGGACCACACACTCGTATGTGTGTGGACAGGGGTAGAGCCGCATTGCATTTACTGACATGCACTGTCGTTGATTACGACTGATGCACGCGAGTGCCGGTAAGCGCTCCACAACGAGGTTTGAACCATGAAACGTAACCATTTCCGAGGGTGCCAAGGTATTGCGATGAAATTCCCAAGACATTTGACGCTTTATTACGCGACCACTTACCAACCCGTCCGCTCACTGTTTACCTGGCTAGGCACC
This genomic interval from Silvimonas soli contains the following:
- a CDS encoding fimbria/pilus outer membrane usher protein, with protein sequence MTNRVQKNSKEIRTAHKKAPSRLCPVSAALLSVFALGPVWADEAAQAKPIQVAAVEFNQDFLNGPNSPAASKLDISRFNKGNVALPGDYRAALYVNQMWIGVVEVPLRELQKGSGNVQPCFSRDLLERMGVDLNRLSPIAQAKLQAQAGASCLVLPDLVDGAFATFDNGEQRLDASVPQAFLNRSARGYVDPQYWDDGIPAATLQYNANVFHSAGDNNASSTQSYLGLNAGLNAGPWRLRYNGNVTHNTGGDTHYQSIQSYAQRGFADIKSQLTVGDSFTDGSVFDSFGVRGIQLASDDRMYPESQRGYAPTVRGIANSNAKVQIRQNGNIIYETTVAAGPFEINDLYPTGYGGNLDVIVTEADGSQHVSSVPYASPVNALRPGITRYSASVGQYRNTSIRSTPFVFETNAQHGFSNLFTGYGGTIVAEDYVSAALGVALNTEYGAFGLDITQASASFRNQPDHNGQSVRLAYSRLFSPTNTNLTLAAYRYSTSGFLSYTDAMTLRDLDDRNLGNFMAGIQKGRLQLTLNQSLEKWGSVYLSGYTQDYWNKSNRDTQFQAGYNVSVGRVGVGVSAAREFDVSTARWNNRYMLNLSLPLGNGAYAPSSNTTYTHDTRDGSNQLQENISGALGTDREFNYGINASRTSGGMADSSNTFGGNVGYLSPVAQLRASASRSNGYTQTSAGMSGGIVAWQGGVAVTPNTGDTMAIIDAKDAAGARVATAPGVRVDPWGHALVSNLTPFSMNNVELDPKGLPMGVQLKTTEMHVAPTAGAVVKLKFDTVNAGKALIIRTKRANGEALPFGAEVLDSAGNNVGSVAQGGRIMTYGLKQDQGELTVKWGEGKGNSCSLGYSIPKDGEGKQAPYYFTDGECR